In the Drosophila gunungcola strain Sukarami unplaced genomic scaffold, Dgunungcola_SK_2 000001F, whole genome shotgun sequence genome, one interval contains:
- the LOC128261576 gene encoding uncharacterized protein LOC128261576 produces MYICDLRQRKVDVSKFQPLSEQIMVTKIIKGLRREIRPCVLKVMPYFVMSYYFMEVLYSLVNGHLVGRERAIVMDVNDVFGYIYTIFDVLLTMVAICLILGTRKETSGVTLLLIGRVIHRLFFSIWTVFFYFLFNDSLDVGCLLMLIAAKMRMRDQKEWPHMDKSNYELLLLGGRICLSSLFIMWLDESVETEFFSIVSVVLLSLISLGFHCKLFAYLTVISLLYHDVFSNHWSMLFGWNDKLLSIQYFSLLLCKIGGFLMLSELGGGKWSIDGFRNSKGEKRDKKGNYRIVKGQLPT; encoded by the exons ATGTACATTTGTGATTTACGGCAACGAAAAGTTGATGTTTCCAAATTTCAACCTTTAAGCGAACAAATAATGGTTACGAAAATAATTAAGGGTCTAAGACGGGAGATTAGGCCCTGTGTTCTAAAGGTAATGCCGTACTTCGTAATGTCATATTACTTTATGGAAGTGCTCTACTCACTGGTCAATGGCCATCTTGTGGGCCGAGAAAGAGCAATCGTGATGGACGTTAACGATGTGTTTGGGTACATCTATACGATCTTCGATGTTCTGCTGACCATGGTGGCAATCTGCCTCATCCTCGGCACTCGAAAGGAGACCAGTGGAGTGACCCTTTTGCTCATCGGAAGAGTGATCCATCGATTGTTCTTCTCCATATGGACCGTGTTCTTCTATTTCCTCTTCAACGACAGCCTGGATGTGGGCTGCCTACTCATGCTGATTGCCGCCAAAATGAGAATGCGAGATCAGAAGGAGTGGCCACATATGGATAAGTCAAACTATGAGCTACTATTGCTGGGTGGAAGAATTTGCCTGTCCAGTTTGTTCATTATGTGGTTGGACGAGAGCGTGGAA ACAGAATTCTTCAGCATCGTGTCCGTTGTTCTTTTGAGTTTGATAAGCCTGGGCTTCCACTGCAAACTGTTCGCCTACCTGACCGTAATCAGCTTGCTGTATCACGATGTTTTCAGCAACCATTGGAGCATGTTGTTTGGCTGGAACGACAAGCTCCTGTCGATACAGTATTTCTCCCTGCTGCTCTGCAAAATCGGTGGATTCCTGATGCTTTCTGAGCTGGGCGGAGGCAAGTGGTCGATTGACGGATTCAGGAACAGCAAAGGCGAGAAACGGGATAAGAAAGGCAACTACCGGATCGTTAAGGGCCAGTTGCCGACGTAG
- the LOC128261338 gene encoding protein I'm not dead yet — protein MATQDYKPGDVPLEEQDDRRLFCKFHYKGVLLLVIPILLGPILAGHPVLICRFIYISLCLYLIYILNLMARGAIAFLYIVFIPIAGIAGSGQVSTSYYTDLIFLVFGATFMGIMMDSSKLSERLGVCVASIVGSSLRYLQIFMTISVFLLAFLVSPTIAAAFWMKVAQAVITEYDNAGIVKMNSDERRYEPGSKPYPTRPVIGIYLTCCYTATLAGSLSPFVNPNGVICDTFWFLSIENMMLLMVVPALLGLFVMVFWIQTLFLGLFGGSVRRDLAELEGNRAGFRQSMYDKRQAMGSWGVYPMLVFIMILILFILVATRNPSLFQGWDNINSGTESGLSVPAIGMAILFFAIPANYFFCKYYVCRQPEKEGTSPSLLGWKAVNTNTSWADIFMLGAAFSCVFCAQQSGLNAAVAGAMTNPEGGSGPLQFVCGALFGTLLTNLSPATTVAKIALPTIVKAGGTFALPFATALHNQFLLPVSAPSNTIVAGWGNIRPFQFLIAGSVLTIFMFLTIAGFTALLGSTAAPLFFP, from the exons atggc TACTCAAGATTACAAACCTGGTGATGTTCCTTTGGAGGAGCAAGATGATCGAAGATTGTTCTGTAAATTTCACTATAAAGGTGTTCTCCTTCTAGTCATACCCATACTACTTGGACCCATTTTAGCTGGACATCCAGTGTTG ATATGCCGCTTTATATACATATCGTTATGTTTGTACCTGATCTACATTCTCAACTTGATGGCCAGAGGAGCTATAGCCTTTCTCTACATTGTATTTATACCCATTGCGGGCATAGCCGGATCGGGCCAAGTCAGCACCTCCTACTATACGGATCTAATATTCTTGGTATTTGGCGCCACTTTCATGGGCATTATGATGGACAGTTCGAAGCTCAGTGAACGGCTGGGCGTGTGTGTTGCCAGCATTGTGGGTAGCAGCCTGAGATA TCTGCAGATTTTCATGACCATCTCCGTTTTTCTGCTGGCCTTTCTGGTGAGCCCCACTATAGCCGCTGCCTTTTGGATGAAGGTGGCCCAAGCTGTTATAACAGAATACGATAAT GCTGGCATTGTGAAAATGAACTCTGATGAAAGGCGATACGAACCCGGATC AAAACCATATCCGACACGTCCAGTGATCGGAATCTATCTAACCTGTTGCTACACTGCCACACTGGCGGGCAGTCTGTCGCCCTTCGTGAATCCCAATGGTGTTATTTGCGATACTTTCTG GTTTCTAAGTATTGAGAACAtgatgctgctgatggtgGTACCGGCGCTTTTGGGGCTGTTCGTGATGGTCTTTTGGATACAAACCCTCTTCCTTGGACTTTTCGGTGGCAGTGTGAGACGCGACCTGGCCGAACTGGAGGGCAACAGGGCGGGTTTCCGCCAGTCAATGTACGATAAGAGACAAGCAATGGGGTCCTGGGGAGTATATCCCATGTTGGTCTTCATCATGATACTCATTTTGTTCATACTGGTGGCCACTCGAAATCCGAGCCTCTTCCAAGGCTGGGATAATATAAACTCCGGCACCGAGTCCGGTCTCTCGGTGCCGGCCATTGGCATGGCCATCCTGTTCTTTGCCATCCCGGCCAACTATTTCTTCTGCAAGTACTATGTGTGCCGGCAGCCGGAGAAGGAGGGCACCAGTCCCTCGCTCCTCGGCTGGAAGGCGGTGAACACCAACACGTCCTGGGCCGACATCTTCATGCTGGGCGCCGCCTTCAGCTGCGTCTTCTGTGCCCAGCAGAGCGGTCTGAACGCGGCGGTGGCCGGGGCCATGACCAATCCGGAGGGCGGCTCAGGACCGCTTCAGTTTGTGTGCGGCGCCCTGTTTGGAACCCTGCTCACGAACCTTTCCCCAGCCACCACTGTGGCCAAGATCGCACTTCCCACCATAGTCAAAGCG GGAGGTACTTTTGCCTTACCGTTCGCCACTGCGTTGCACAATCAGTTTTTGCTGCCCGTCAGTGCCCCGTCGAACACCATTGTTGCCGGCTGGGGCAACATAAGGCCTTTCCAATTC TTGATAGCTGGAAGTGTACTAACGATCTTCATGTTTTTGACAATTGCTGGCTTTACTGCGCTACTTGGCAGCACCGCTGCACCACTCTTCTTTCCCTAA
- the LOC128262265 gene encoding uncharacterized protein LOC128262265, with amino-acid sequence MNTSPSTACGWMVFLPLVLMQQDTQTANWQAQIELELQEQPEPDKLAYCRALQQQQKLRISLQTTGCAAILNNQLAVTGEMLLETQPRCWPGWGLFGGRCRKLA; translated from the coding sequence ATGAACACGTCCCCGAGTACCGCATGCGGATGGATGGTGTTCCTGCCCCTGGTCCTGATGCAGCAGGACACTCAAACAGCCAACTGGCAGGCTCAAATCGAGCTGGAGCTGCAGGAGCAGCCAGAGCCAGACAAGCTGGCCTATTGCCGGGccctccagcagcagcagaagctgcGGATATCGCTCCAAACCACTGGATGTGCCGCCATTCTGAACAACCAGCTCGCCGTGACAGGCGAAATGCTACTCGAGACTCAACCGCGCTGCTGGCCCGGATGGGGGCTCTTTGGAGGACGGTGCCGCAAGTTAGCCTGA